AAATGGATACACTGAACAAATGAATTACATAGTGCAAGCCAAGCACCACATTTGCAGAATAATTGCTTGCAAGATTTCTAATCTTTTTTTGTTCTAGTAATCTAGTATTGTTCTACTCACCAGTCACCACTCGTCCACTCCTATCCTTCCTCCTTATCTACAGCAACCTTTTCTTGTTCCATCCATCTTAGAATGGTGGCAGGATCGTCTGCCACATCTTCATCTGTGGCGAGCTGATGGACTGCATGtagccggcgccgtcgtgccCAGCCAACGCCGGATTGACCATCTGCATCTGCAGGTTCATCATGTAAGGCGGCTGCAGCTCGTCGAAGTTGAGGCCCGTGAACCAGTCGTTGTCCTCCTTAATCGTCACGACGCCGTTCCTCGGCGGCTGCCCCTGCGCCACGTCCCCGAAGCCGCCGTGCTGCAGGCCGGGGCCGTTGTCGATGTCTGAGTCGTGCGTCTGGAAGCTGTCGGACATGGTGTCGGCCACCGCGTCCATGACCTCGCCGttcgggtggtggtggtggtggcgcggcgccgcgacggcggcggccatgtccTGCTGCTCCAGCTTCACCTTGTCCCAGTTGTTCTTCTTGTTGTACAGGCGGCACAGCACCCACTCGTCCAGCTGCAAGGAACACGGGGCGAGATCACGTCAGCATCAACGTCAATCAAatgcggcggagcagagcacGCGGCGCAATCGTCTCGTCGGCGGCGTACCTTCTGGGACCCCTTCTTTCCCGGGGCGCGGTCGGCCTCGGCGAGGCGGTACTCGTGCATGATCCAGTCCGTCTTGACGCCCCTCGGCGCCTTGCCGGAGTAAAACACGAGCGCCTTCTTGATGCCCACCGTCCTGGCGCTCCCCTTGGGCGCCACCGGCTTGTCGGCGCCCGTCGCCTTCCAGTAACCCCTCCCGGCGGCGCGGTTCGGCCGCGACCCGTTCGGGTACTTGCGGTCCCGCGGCGTGAAGAAGTACCACTCCTTCCTCCCGAACAGCGCCTTCTCTGCACACGACACGCGCCTCAGGGTTAGCAAACGACATTTACAAACGGAGAGAGGACAGAGGAGCAGCAGATCGCCGTCCATGGCCGCGGCAAGCGAAGGAAAGGAAGAACAGAGGgaaagcagaggaggaggaagaggaggacgcACCAGGAAGGTCCCAGGGGTCGAGCTTGTAGAGGTCGACCTCGGCGATGATGGGCACGGGCAGCGGCTGCCGCGCCACCTTGCGGCAGAGG
This is a stretch of genomic DNA from Oryza brachyantha chromosome 1, ObraRS2, whole genome shotgun sequence. It encodes these proteins:
- the LOC102702230 gene encoding NAC domain-containing protein 68, whose amino-acid sequence is MEMEAAVGGSGRRDAEAELNLPPGFRFHPTDEELVVHYLCRKVARQPLPVPIIAEVDLYKLDPWDLPEKALFGRKEWYFFTPRDRKYPNGSRPNRAAGRGYWKATGADKPVAPKGSARTVGIKKALVFYSGKAPRGVKTDWIMHEYRLAEADRAPGKKGSQKLDEWVLCRLYNKKNNWDKVKLEQQDMAAAVAAPRHHHHHPNGEVMDAVADTMSDSFQTHDSDIDNGPGLQHGGFGDVAQGQPPRNGVVTIKEDNDWFTGLNFDELQPPYMMNLQMQMVNPALAGHDGAGYMQSISSPQMKMWQTILPPF